AGATGAGAATTTTCCATCATCCCTCAGGGGGAGGGGATAAAATTCTTGGCATGATCAAAAGGAACCCCTGCCTAAAATTGCATGACTGCCGCCCCTAACGATTGTTCTTACCTCCATCCATTCTTGACGCTGAACTACGAACCCGTCTTGGAGTCTCTTGGCTATGACTACTATGACGAGGTAGCTGCTGCCGAGTTTCCCAACCATCTCCTCCGCTTCCGTAATGATCAACTGCTCCCCACGCTGGGTCTAGATCCAGGTGCTGTCACTGATGCTGATTTTATCGAGGCCTTTGGGAAGTTCCATGGGTGCCGTCCGTTTCTGGCCTTGCGCTACCACGGCTACCAATTTGGGGAATATAACCCCTTTTTGGGAGATGGGCGAGGGTTTATCTATGGTCAGGTGCGGGGTAGGGACGGAGAGTTGTATGATTTTGGCACCAAAGGCTCTGGACGGACTCCCTACTCTCGCACTGCGGATGGCAGACTGACCCTCAAGGGGGGCGTGCGGGAGGTACTGGCTGCGGAAGCCCTTCATCGGGCGGGGGTTCGCACCTCCCGATGTTTGAGCTTAGTGGAAACCGGGGAATCCCTTTGGCGGGGGGATGAGCCATCCCCCACTCGTGCATCGGTGATGGTGCGATTTAGCCGTTCCCATATTCGGTTCGGCACCTTCGAGCGGCTACATTACCTAGATCGCAAAGATATGATTCAGCAATTGCTCGATCATGTGATTCAGGTCTACTACCCAACACTGTGGGGGCAATCAGACGCATACAACGTTTTTTTATCGGGAACTGGTACAACGGGTGGCGGTGCTGGTTGCCCAGTGGATGGCTACGGGATTTTGCCATGGGGTGTTAAACACAGATAACATGTCGATCACGGGGGAGAGTTTTGACTACGGCCCCTATGCCTTTATTCCCACCTACGACCCGCAATTTACAGCTGCTTACTTTGACCACTTTGGGCGCTACAGCTATGGTAACCAGCCTGGAATTTGTCGCTGGAACTTGGAAATGTTGCAACGACCCCTGGCTGCTGTGATTCCGGCGGCAGAAATGGAAGCTGGATTAAGTGCGTTTCCAGAACATTACTTCAATGCTTACACCCAGTGCATGGTGCAGAAACTGGGCTTTGCCCAGTTACCTGCTGAGACAGCAGCAACACTGATTACCGAGACTCTGAAGTTTCTGCTCAAGACTCAAATAGGGTATCACTCCTTCTTCATCGCCCTCAGAGAACAGTTTGTACCGCAGTGGCGAGAGGATGCGGGGCTGATTTTAGCCAATCTGACGGTGATGGAATCGGCAGACCAAGCTGCTGCCCTAGACGCTTGGCGGGGGATTTACTTTAGAACCCTGTTGGATTTACCAGACAGTGAACTACCTGCGATCGCCCAACGTTTGCGTCAGTGCAATCCTGCTACAGTTTTATTGCGTCCGGCGATTGAAGCAGTTTGGGAACCGATTGCCGAAGAAGACAATTGGCAACCCTTCTATGAACTGCTCCAGCGCCTACAAGCAGACTAAATGTTGAAACCCAACTTGGAGTGAAAATTTATGCCATCCCTGCTCAATCGTACCGATAACCAGCAACCTCAAATAGGTAAGCATTCCCCATCACCCTTGAGATGGTTACCTGGTTTAGGCATCCTGTTGAGCTTGTGGGCCAGCCCTGGTCTGGCAGCAGAACAAATCAGCCTGGGGTTTGGGAGGCAGACCTTTCAGGTCCCGGTCAGCACCCTGGAAACCTTCACCCAGACAGGGCAACTGAGTGGGGATCTATCAATTTATGCCCGGTTGGCACCCCAGGAATATGTCTCGAATTTGAGAACGCTGCTGCAACAGCCCTTTGAACTCACGCCCACCATCGTGACTCAATTTGCCAAAACGCAAACAGGTCAGATTATTTTTCAAGCCCTGGGAGCGTTTTTGACCACTCAGGACGACAAAAATGGTCAGGCGGCGCTAGAGACTGCCTTTACCCAGGCAGCGGCTGCCAATCCTAAGGGGTTTACAGTGCTCGATTTGATTCGCCAATTTCCCAGCCCTACGATGAAAATTGATGGCAAGTTATCCTTTCAAGCGGTGAGCACCATCAGTAGAATCTTGAGAAATCGAGGCTTGATCTTTGCGGAGATTGACAAACTGGCAGCGGCAGCTCCTGCGGGTCAGGTTCCCCAGACAGATTTAGCCAAGCCCGGAACGACGAAGTGGAACAAGCAGACCCTGGGGTTTAATGGCTTATCCCTGGGATTAAAGGAACCTGTACCCGTTGACCTCTACATCCCCCAAGGGTTGAATGCCCCTGCCCCGGTGATTGTCATTGTCTCAGGTTTTGCCTCCAATCGTTCGACCTTTGCCTACCTGGCAGAACATTTAGTCTCCCATGGCTTTGCGGTGGTCGTCCCGGAAACGCCTCTGACTGGTACAGAGAACGTGTTGGGTTTTTTGAATGGGGTCAGTCAAACCGAGATCAATATTCCCCAATCCATGATCAATCGAGCCAAAGGAACCAAGATTCTGCTGGATGAACTGGAACAAAAAGTGCAGTCCACCCCTGGCTGGAACAAGCTGATCAACCCCAAACAAGTGGGGATGGTGGGTCAGTCTTTGGGAGGATATACCGTTCTGGCGGGGGCGGGGGCGGTGTTGAACTTCCCCAATCTCCAGCAAACTTGCAGTCCTTCTAATTTCCAAAAACTGATTCTGACCTTCAATCTCTCCCTGTTGTTTCAATGTCCATTAACTAATGCGCCGACTACTCCCAATAACTTTGGAGACCCCAGGGTGAAAGCGGTAATCTCAATTAATCCCCTGACCAGTGCGGTTTTTGGCGCGGATGGTATGAGTCAACTGCAAGTACCCACGATGCTGATATCGGGAACCGATGATGTATTTGCCCCCCCTGTACCAGAGCAAATTTATCCCTTTTCTTCGATGACAGCACCGGATCGGTATCTGTTTCTGTTGAAAGAAGGCACTCACTTTTCGTTTCTGAGCGGAGGCGATGGCCAAGCAGGATTACCCATCCCTCCCGAGATGATTGGGCCGAATCCCAAGCTAGCTCAACCGTCTCTGAAGGCGTTGAGTATTGCCGTTTTTTATGGGCTATGTTGCCAATCAGTCCCAGTATTTGTCCTATCTGAACCAGTCCTATGTCAAAACCCTGGTGCCAGCCCCCTTTGGTGTCAGTTTCATCAAATCCCTAACTCCCGATCAAATCCAACAGGCGATCGCTCCTGCAACGCCATAAGCTGGGGGAAAGAGCCATTATTCTATAAAGGAAGCGAGATAACTGAAGTGAAATCATCCAAGAACTATGGCAACCAGTGATTTATCAGACTGGCAAGAGAGTCCGGCCATCACTGCCTCGTCCCTGCCCCGCCTTCGCCTGCTGACGATGTTCCGGCTGGGTCTGTTTCAGATGGGGCTGGGGATGCTTTCTTTGTTGACGCTGGGCGTTCTCAATCAAGTGATGATTTCGGAGCTTAAAGTACCGGGCACGATTGCCGCCGGGGCGATCGCCATGTACCAGTTTGTTTCCCCAGCGCGGGTCTGGTTTGGGCAACGGTCTGATGCTCGACCGATTCGCGGTTATCACCGCACAGGCTATATTTGGCTGGGATTATGTTTCCAGGTGATCTGTCTGTTTCTGGCTCTCCAGGTTGTTTGGCAACTGGGGCACAGTCTGCACGTATCCTCCCAATTTGAAGCCATTGTTGCCCCAGTTTGGACCCTAGAGAGTACGGCTTGGTCGGTCTTGCTAGCGTGTATCTTTGCCCTCTATGGGCTGTGTATTAGTGCCAGTTCCACCCCCTTCACCGCCTTGCTTGTAGATGTCTCAGATGAAGATAACCGCTCTAAACTCGTCGGCATTGTCTGGTCGATGTTAATGGTGGGGATTGTGGTGGGGGCGATCACAGGGGAACGATTACTCGCAGGATTGACCCCTGAAACCCTGCAATCAGGGGTCAATCGCCTCTTTATGATTGTCCCCTTGGCGGTTCTCTGCCTGGGTTTTATCGCAACCGTTGGCATTGAAAAAAAGTATTCTCGCTATGCCAGTCGCTCAACCCTAGAGGGACGGGAAGACCAGATCACCCTCAACACCGCCCTGAAGGTGCTTACTGCTTCTCGCCAAACAGGATTCTTCTTCGCCTTTCTCTTGGTAATGACCCTGAGTCTGTTCCTGCAACAACCGATTCTCGAACCCTATGCCCGTGAAGTTTTTGGGATGACCCTGGGGGAGAGTGCCGGCCTGAATAAGTACTGGGGCTATGGCATTTTGACCGGGATGGCGATCGCAGGTTTCCTCATCGTCCCCCGCCTCGGGAAGCAGTCTACGGCTCGACTGGGGTGCCTGTTCACGGCAGCTAGTTTCTTGCTGGTGATCCTCTCTGGACTGACCCAGAATCCCAGCTTGCTGAAGGCAGCGGTGGGGGTGTTTGGGGTGGCTTCAGGAATTTTAACCAATGGAGCCGTGAGTTTGATGCTAGATTTAACCGCTGCCGAAACTGCCGGCACCTTTGTCGGAGCTTGGGGATTGGCCCAAGCCCTCTCTCAGGCCAGTGCGACGGTGGCTGGCGGAGCCTTACTCGATCTCGGACGCTCTCTCTTTCCCCAACCTGTCTTTGCCTTTGGTTTGGTGTTTGCCTGTCAAACCTTGGGGATGTTGTTGGCAGTGGTGATCTTGAACCAGGTAAACGTACTGGAGTTTCAGGAGAATGCCAAGCGGGCGATCGCCTCGGTGCTGGAACAGGAGATAACCTAGATCCGCCCTTATTTCTCCTCTATCGGCTTGTGCTTTACCAGCGACATATACAATAAACCCTCAATCAGTTTGTATCTAACTTCTGGTGAAACTCTGCTAGGCAGTCTGGTCATCGGTTAAATATACTCTCTCCGGTATTTCCGTCCCTGATCCTTGACCTTAATCGCCCTCGATTCCAGCGTAAATTCTGGGATCTCTACCAGTTGAGCATCGTCGAGGCTGTACTGCTCACACACTAGGCTGAGGCGACTACTAGCGCTGGTGACCGGGTTCACGGAATGAGTCAGGTCACCCTGAAACCAGAGCAGGGTGTTGAGCCGAGGGACAATCGACCCAACCTGACGTTTGTGAGTGCGGAGCACCAGTTCCCCTCCCCGCAAATCCGGTGGCACTGCAACATAGAGCACACTGACCATCGCCGGAGGGGCAATGGTCTTGCAGTATGAGCGCAGGGAGCGATCAATATGGGGATCGACCCGCGAACCGGCTTTTAAGAGCAGGGGATTGAGATAAAAGGCATTACAGTCAGGTTGCAGCGCCAGATTGAGATAGGGTTTGAAGTAAGGGAAGTGCTGCTCAACGGTGATCAAATGCGATCGCCGGAATACTACTGAAAACCCCTTGGTGCCCACAAAATCACGATTGAGATTGTTTACCGCAAAGTAAGGGCAGGCCAGAATTTGCCCCTCTAGCTCACTCAAGTATTGGGGAGAAAATGCTTGGGGATGTTGGCGATAGTAGCTCAAACGACCGATTCGCTTTCATCTAGTACTACAGGAGCAGGGCAGAGAATGCTCAAGGGTTGATGGGTTCGGGGATGGATAAAGTCTAGCTGGAAGGCATGTAGATAGTAGCCACAATCTCCAGGGACGGGGAGTTTCTCGGCTCCCTTAGGCTGGCATCGAGGTAGGCCTCCAATCTCATACAGGGGATCTGCCACGAGGGGACACCCAGCGGCTGCCAGATGAATCCGAATTTGGTGGGGACGGCCAGTGCGGATGGTCACTGCCAACAGGGTGGTTTCAGGACGGCGTTTGAGCACTTGGCAGTCACTCTGGGCGAATCGCCCATCGGGGACGGCTCCATAGACATAGCCTAAGACGGGATGGGGGATTTTGCCAATGGGTTGGGTAATGGTAAACGTGTCCTTTAGAGGGAGATCACAGGTTTTGACTAAAGCACGGTAAGTTTTGCAGATTTGGCGATGGCGCATTTGCTCACTGAGGGCGACTCTAGCCAGGGGCGATCGCGCCAGTAGCAGTAATCCCGAAGTTCCTCGACCCAACCGATGAATGGGAACAGGAGTTTCCTGGGGATACTGCTGTTGCAATTGCCATAACAGTGTATGTTCGAGAAACCCGCCCCCAGGGAGTACAGGGAGTCCTGCGGGTTTTGCCACCACCCATACATCCGCGTCCTGATACAGCACCTCAAAGGTCAGGGGCACCACTGGTTCTTCCCAAGGTGGACGATGGTAGCTCAGCCATTGCCCTGGTTTTAAAAGGGTATCCGCAGTTGTCTGCTGATCATCGAGCAGAATTTCCCCACAGATAATTCGGGATTGCCACACGGTTTGACTGGAATGGCGATAGCGATGGGTGAAGTAGGCCAAAATTGTCAACCCGGCATTGGCTCCATCTACCTGTTCTCGATAAATCCAACCCTGATTCATGGTTAACTATGATCGGTTCAATTGGGGAAACGAAGCAATGCGGTGTGCGATTGTCAGTCGGGCCGGACAGGTGATCGCCAATGGTCACTTAGTCCTCCACAAAGACGAAAATGGCGAATGGCGATTAGATCTAGAAACCGATGGGGGACGCCTCCTTCAGGGTGGTTTGGTGGATGCCAATGGAGATCTAAGCATGGCAAGTCAGATGTTATTTCGTCAGTTTTTTGCCGTCTGGGGGATGAGCGATTTAACCCTCACGGTTGTTGTCCGTTAAGCCTCGGTAGTGGATCCCTACAGTTGGATTCCCGACGTTGTTAGTACCGCAGTGACCTCTCAGACAACTGCTAGTGCTGGGTTCTATGGCTAAAGAACCGATGATCCCAACTCAGGAGAGCCACGCTTAAGGTCACAATCACCACTCCCAGGATTTGTAGACTATTCAGCCGTTCTTGAATCACCAACCAGGCTAAAACGACTGTCAGGGCTGGACTACTGGCACCAATCATAGACGCGGAAGTGGCACCAATCAGGCGAATGCCAAAGTTGTTCAGAATATGCCCCCCGGACGTGGCGATCGCGGATAGAAATCCACCGATCCATAGGGCTAACCAGGGGAGTTGACTATCCTGAAGATCCCAGAACAACAGACACCCCGCTGACAAAACCAAGGTGGTAGCGAAACTCAGCCAGGTAAAGGGAATCGGGTGCAATGTTTGCAGACTCTTTTGGGCAAGGACAGTGTACAGTGCGTAGGTGACCCCGGCGGCAATTCCCATAATCCCCCCAGTAACGTTCCCGCTATGGGTTCCCCAAGCAATCGGGGGGAGAGTTAGGGAACTGCCGAACAACACTAACCCAATGCCCCCCCAACGCAGCAACGTGGGACGGTTGCCCAACAAATGCCAAGAAAACTAGAGCCGTGAAGACGGGATAACTAAAAAACTAATGTCAGCGCAATCCCTGTGGGAATTAGCCCAATCGCAATGTAGAGCAGGGCGAGGTAGAGAAACATGAAAAATCCACACCCAAGGGATTGCTGGAGCAGAGGACGGCGCTCTGGGTGCCGCAGTTGCTCCAGATCCTGCCAGAAGGGTGGATAGATCTGAGGACATAGGAAAGCCATCAGGGGCACAACCCAGAGCATCCGCATGAACATCAGTAAAAAAMGAGTGTTGCAGGGTAGGGGGAACGAAGCCCCCCGTGGGAAACAGTCCGAGTAGCGTCTGCTGATGGAAGAGCACCCGCACAATCACGTTTTGGAAACAGAAAAAGCAAGCAGACAGTAAAACAATGAGAATACCCAGCACTATAGCCAGCTACCAGTCAATACTGCCTGATCTTAACGAGTGGTTGGGCAAGAATTTTTTTGAGGCAATGCATTGCCTCAAAAAAACTCCCCTGCAAACCTCTTGAGCCATCCCTGCAAAGCTGACAGCGTAGGGAAAATGAATGCCGATTCGCTTATAAAGTCGTCAAATGTGGCGCATATCCCTTCATTGGGATTAATTGTTGAGCGAGTCTACTGCTAGCTTGATGGGTCCAGGCATGATGAAATGACAGCGCATTTGCTGTTCTAAAGTCAAACGGATGCGGGGGATCTGATACAACTACAGCAGAACCTTTATCCGAAGCAATCACTAAGCTGACGACCCAAGGGAGAAAGTCTAAGATTTCTTCGGGTAGTAGACTTAACTCAAAGTACCAACTCCGATTCAGTCCTTGATAGTCTCTTCCCCGCTTGGCAATGGTGAGGATATCGGCACCCTTGTT
This genomic window from Neosynechococcus sphagnicola sy1 contains:
- a CDS encoding protein adenylyltransferase SelO family protein → MTAAPNDCSYLHPFLTLNYEPVLESLGYDYYDEVAAAEFPNHLLRFRNDQLLPTLGLDPGAVTDADFIEAFGKFHGCRPFLALRYHGYQFGEYNPFLGDGRGFIYGQVRGRDGELYDFGTKGSGRTPYSRTADGRLTLKGGVREVLAAEALHRAGVRTSRCLSLVETGESLWRGDEPSPTRASVMVRFSRSHIRFGTFERLHYLDRKDMIQQLLDHVIQVYYPTLWGQSDAYNVFLSGTGTTGGGAGCPVDGYGILPWGVKHR
- a CDS encoding protein adenylyltransferase SelO family protein, which translates into the protein MLVAQWMATGFCHGVLNTDNMSITGESFDYGPYAFIPTYDPQFTAAYFDHFGRYSYGNQPGICRWNLEMLQRPLAAVIPAAEMEAGLSAFPEHYFNAYTQCMVQKLGFAQLPAETAATLITETLKFLLKTQIGYHSFFIALREQFVPQWREDAGLILANLTVMESADQAAALDAWRGIYFRTLLDLPDSELPAIAQRLRQCNPATVLLRPAIEAVWEPIAEEDNWQPFYELLQRLQAD
- a CDS encoding alpha/beta hydrolase; this encodes MPSLLNRTDNQQPQIGKHSPSPLRWLPGLGILLSLWASPGLAAEQISLGFGRQTFQVPVSTLETFTQTGQLSGDLSIYARLAPQEYVSNLRTLLQQPFELTPTIVTQFAKTQTGQIIFQALGAFLTTQDDKNGQAALETAFTQAAAANPKGFTVLDLIRQFPSPTMKIDGKLSFQAVSTISRILRNRGLIFAEIDKLAAAAPAGQVPQTDLAKPGTTKWNKQTLGFNGLSLGLKEPVPVDLYIPQGLNAPAPVIVIVSGFASNRSTFAYLAEHLVSHGFAVVVPETPLTGTENVLGFLNGVSQTEINIPQSMINRAKGTKILLDELEQKVQSTPGWNKLINPKQVGMVGQSLGGYTVLAGAGAVLNFPNLQQTCSPSNFQKLILTFNLSLLFQCPLTNAPTTPNNFGDPRVKAVISINPLTSAVFGADGMSQLQVPTMLISGTDDVFAPPVPEQIYPFSSMTAPDRYLFLLKEGTHFSFLSGGDGQAGLPIPPEMIGPNPKLAQPSLKALSIAVFYGLCCQSVPVFVLSEPVLCQNPGASPLWCQFHQIPNSRSNPTGDRSCNAISWGKEPLFYKGSEITEVKSSKNYGNQ
- a CDS encoding BCD family MFS transporter, which produces MATSDLSDWQESPAITASSLPRLRLLTMFRLGLFQMGLGMLSLLTLGVLNQVMISELKVPGTIAAGAIAMYQFVSPARVWFGQRSDARPIRGYHRTGYIWLGLCFQVICLFLALQVVWQLGHSLHVSSQFEAIVAPVWTLESTAWSVLLACIFALYGLCISASSTPFTALLVDVSDEDNRSKLVGIVWSMLMVGIVVGAITGERLLAGLTPETLQSGVNRLFMIVPLAVLCLGFIATVGIEKKYSRYASRSTLEGREDQITLNTALKVLTASRQTGFFFAFLLVMTLSLFLQQPILEPYAREVFGMTLGESAGLNKYWGYGILTGMAIAGFLIVPRLGKQSTARLGCLFTAASFLLVILSGLTQNPSLLKAAVGVFGVASGILTNGAVSLMLDLTAAETAGTFVGAWGLAQALSQASATVAGGALLDLGRSLFPQPVFAFGLVFACQTLGMLLAVVILNQVNVLEFQENAKRAIASVLEQEIT
- a CDS encoding 2OG-Fe(II) oxygenase, which gives rise to MSYYRQHPQAFSPQYLSELEGQILACPYFAVNNLNRDFVGTKGFSVVFRRSHLITVEQHFPYFKPYLNLALQPDCNAFYLNPLLLKAGSRVDPHIDRSLRSYCKTIAPPAMVSVLYVAVPPDLRGGELVLRTHKRQVGSIVPRLNTLLWFQGDLTHSVNPVTSASSRLSLVCEQYSLDDAQLVEIPEFTLESRAIKVKDQGRKYRREYI
- a CDS encoding RluA family pseudouridine synthase; the encoded protein is MNQGWIYREQVDGANAGLTILAYFTHRYRHSSQTVWQSRIICGEILLDDQQTTADTLLKPGQWLSYHRPPWEEPVVPLTFEVLYQDADVWVVAKPAGLPVLPGGGFLEHTLLWQLQQQYPQETPVPIHRLGRGTSGLLLLARSPLARVALSEQMRHRQICKTYRALVKTCDLPLKDTFTITQPIGKIPHPVLGYVYGAVPDGRFAQSDCQVLKRRPETTLLAVTIRTGRPHQIRIHLAAAGCPLVADPLYEIGGLPRCQPKGAEKLPVPGDCGYYLHAFQLDFIHPRTHQPLSILCPAPVVLDESESVV
- a CDS encoding DMT family transporter produces the protein MLGNRPTLLRWGGIGLVLFGSSLTLPPIAWGTHSGNVTGGIMGIAAGVTYALYTVLAQKSLQTLHPIPFTWLSFATTLVLSAGCLLFWDLQDSQLPWLALWIGGFLSAIATSGGHILNNFGIRLIGATSASMIGASSPALTVVLAWLVIQERLNSLQILGVVIVTLSVALLSWDHRFFSHRTQH